Below is a genomic region from Sorghum bicolor cultivar BTx623 chromosome 9, Sorghum_bicolor_NCBIv3, whole genome shotgun sequence.
TGTAGATGAATACGAAGAACTAAACACTGTGGAAATCGTAGGATTGAAAAAGAAAACTAATAGAAAAAAATGACCGGCAGTAGTAGAGTAAGTAAAAATCTTTTGCAACGGCCAAAATCTTTGTATCAATAGTTAGTTATATGTAGTATACATAAACTGTGAGTTGCAGAAACTAGCATGTTTTCAACATGTGTGTCATTTTGGATGCATAATTGATGTTTACCATTttagttttatgattttttcTAGATGTcatcgtagcgttagcacgggcaatatAGTTCAGTAAGGTCATCCTCAGTGTAAATTTCATAACACAGTTTTCAACACATccatattttggaaacagtgcaaaaAAGTTTTATGATGATAAAACTCTCTCTGCttccatgaaactcttatcatctctctcttcattaatacaaTGCAACATtaacatatttaatgtgcatgaaattTTAATGAAACTCCATTGAGACCGGTCTAAGACCATTGTCCTACAACTCTTTAGAAACACTATCAGTATTCCACCAAATCTCTGACAAACTGTGAGCAACTCGCTTTAACAAAGTGAGATCACTTAGGTCCAGCCTTTCCATAGGAGTCCTTAAGGGTAACAGTTCTGTTGAACACCAGTTCCTCGGGCGTCGAGTCTGAATCCACAGCAAAGTATCCTGTAACAGCACGACACAAGGGTGATGATTAACAAAGAACAGTGTTGATTTTATCTTCTCTATCCAAAGTGTAGTTAAACTCGAAACAAAATCCTAGTGACGTTACCAAGGCGTTCAAACTGGAATTTGTCCCCCAGTACGGCACTTGCAAGTGAAGGTACAGCATATGCTCCCTTTATCACCTCCTTCGACTGTGGGTTGAGATCACCCAGCCAGTCGTCAAGTTCTGCAGGATTCTGGTGAACAGAATATGAAAGACATCCAGAGAAATCAGCGAGCAGAATTTCTATTTGAACAAGCAATTGCAACAAGGAACGGTAAAAGATACTATACTTCTGAAAGAAACAATTTCTCAAACAATCTGACTTCAACTTTGAGTGGTTCAACCCCAGGAGAAGGCTCAGCAACCCAATGCAGGACACCCTACACAGATTGTCAGACAACTAAGAATGGAGAAGCTGCAGATATAAATACTTCCAGTATATAGAAGGATTTTAGTGGCCAATGTACCTTCGGTTTTGTAGCCTTTGAAGCATCATACACGGCTCGGATTTCAACAATACTATCTGCATTGTCTCCATAGATAACTTCCATACATTTTATTGGGAATGCATGTCTATCCATTCAAATGGTGACACATGTCAGGCGATCAGGCACGTAGGTGAACACTAAGATGCTTTCAAATGTATTACCTCAGCAATACTGATTTACCAGGAGCAAGCCCATAGAAATCTTTTGAATCCTTCAGACGGAAATCAGATTTCTCAATGTAGATGATTCTTGAGAATGGAACCTAGGCATGTAGGGACAGACAACACAGACAAAAAAGGCAATTCAGCAGAATAATGACATTTCATTACCATATAACATcctatcttcttttttttaaagaaagatCTCATATAATGTGAGAATTGAAAAGCACCTTATAGTGGGCTGACCCATCACTGTCAGGAGCATTAGGCCACATTTTGGCATCAAGGTTAATAACCATTCCATAATCCAAATTAGTTATAACAACCTATATCCACCAAAACAATAAACCCCCATTAGTGCATCAGCTAAGTGATTAACAAAATAAGGAAAAAAAGGTTGATTTGGGAAATAGTTATGCAGAACCTTTAGAGGATGCAAAACAACCAAAGCTCGAGGGCAAACATTGTTAAGTTCTTCTCTAATATGGTATTCAAGGCGTTCGATGCGTATCAAGCTATTGTCACTGCAACATAAAGTTTAGTGGTATCagtgataaaaaaaaaattaaactagAGCAGATTTTCCTGATATGGATATGTAAAGAACCACTTTGAGGGACATGGATTTTGTGCTCTAGGTGTTACCTACACCAATCATAGTACACTGGGATCTGCGATCCACCTTGTTCCAATTTACCGTGATTAGACAGATGGACAATTCCTTTTCCCAATTTGTGAAAATGTTTCTCTGCAACATTACTTTCTTACCTTCTTGTTATTCCCATTCCACGAATGAATGAATTAATAGCTGCTGCTGATATTCCTCTCCTCCGTAGGCCTGCTAGCGTCAAAAGTCGAGGATCATCCCACCCATCTACCCACTTGTCCGTGACGAGTTGATTCAGCTGCAATACAGGGGATGCAAAATCTAACTACATAATTTTATGGACTACATAAATTTGTTGGCACCTGCACACAAGCACCAGGTAAGCAGACCCTGCTCACCTTCCCTCTCCCTCACCCCTGCTccaaggaagaggaagagccCTGAGCTCCCTCACTCACTCAcgcagcacacacacacacagcttTCAGACTTGAACTGAAAGCTGGAGAACTGAATGAGTGGCAATGAACTGAGTTTTTCCATTGCAATAGGTAGGGTATATATACACAAACTATGTACCTGCTGGTACACTACTTGGATggtgactacaccactccaacaACTACTCTACATGGCTTATCTCAGCCAATTCCTACTCTTGTACCAGCCTAAACCAGCCCACTACTCTAGCTGGTGTACTTCTACCAACTATGGAAGACTAAATGGCCTATTGCCATACTTCTACAGTGGCAGCCAAGAGCTGACCACTTGAACCTGCCGAATGCAGGACAAAAGTACAAGAGGGACAGCAGATTATATCTTACAATCTTCCCCTAATCCTGCTGTGTACTCTTGACCTCCACCATGCCAATCTTGCTCCTTAGCTCCAAGAACCGAAGTCGCCCAACTGGCTTAGTGAAGATGTCAGCGAGTTGTCGACCAGTCTCAACAAACTCGATGACAATCTGCTTCTCCTCGACGCAATCACGTAGGAAGTGGAACTTCACATCGAtgtgtttgcttcggtcgtggAGAACAGGATTCTTTGCCAGCGCTATTGCTGGCTGATTGTCCACTTTGAGCACAGGCGGCCGGGGCTCAATGCCTGTGAGCTCCCCCAGCAGCCGGCGCATCCACACCAACTGGCATGCCGCGGTGGCTGCAGCGACATATTCTGCCTCACAAGTCGACAGAGCCAccgtcttctgcttcagcgattGCCAGGCGACAGGTGCCGCGCCGAGGAGGATCAACACGCCTGAGGTGCTGCGCCGTCCATCGACATCGCCTGCCATGTCCGCGTCGCTGTAAGCCGCGAGCTCCAGCCCGCCACCACCAGACCCCCCGCCTTTCGGGAAGACGAGAGCCTGGTCCATCGTCCCCTGGATGTAGCGCAGCACCCGCTTGACTGCCATCCAGTGATCCTCCCGCGGGTCCTCCATGAACCGGCTTACATACCCGACCGCGAACGCGATGTCCGGCCGAGTATGGGTGAGCCAGCGCAGCCCGCCGACGATGCTCCGGTAGCGCGTTGCGTCCACCTCCGCCGTGCTCTGCTTCGACAGCTTGATCCGCTCCTCCATTGGAGTCGCCGCAGGCCTGCAATTCTCCATGCCCGCCCGCTCCAGCACCTTGCGCGCGTAGGCACGCTGCCCCAGCGTGACTGCCTTGCCTCCCTGCTTCACCTCGATGCCGAGGTAGTAACTCAGCGCACCGAGATCGGTCATCTGGAACTTTGCCGCCATCTCGGTTTTGAAGGATGAGATGTCCTTCTCCCGCGCACCGGTGACGATCAAGTCATCCACGTACACCCCGACGACGAGTTCTTCCTTCCCCCGTCGGCGGGTGTACAGAGCATGCTCCGTTGCACACCGTGTGAACCCGAGCTCCGCCATGGTGGCGTCGAGCTTGGAGTTCCACGCTCGCGGCGCCTGTCGTAAGCCGTAGAGCGCCTTCCTGAGGCGGAGCACCTTGTGCTCAGCCCCCTGTGCAATGAAGCCTGGGGCCTGCTTGACGAAAACCTCCTCCGTCAAGTCGCCGTTGAGAAAGGCGGATTTGACGTCGAGGTGGTGAACTGCCCAGTCCTTGGCCGCCGCCATGGCCAGGACGAGTCGCACCGACTCCATGCGCGCCACTGGCGCGAACACCTCCTCGAAATCGATCCCTTCTCGCTGCACGAACCCCCGAGCGACGAGCCGCGCCTTGTGCTTCACTACCGCGCCGTGCTCGTCCTTCTTCACCTTGTAGACCTATTTGAGTCCGATCGGCCGGCATCCAGCCGGTGGATCGACCAACTCCCAGGTCTGGTTTGCCTCGATCTGCCGCATCTCCTCCAGCATAGCGCGCCGCCACTCCGGCTCGCGCTCTGCTGCGGCGAAGGTGGCCGGCTCTTCTGTGCTCAGCATCATGAGCTCCTCCTCTTCGCCCAGCAGCCGTGCTGCCAGTCCCGGAGTTGCTGCATCACCGAGAACATTGTCCACACGACGAAATTGTAcctcctcgccgtcgtggaAGGCGTCCACGAACTCGGTGACGTCTGGTGGTGGAGTGGCATACTCCACTTGAGCCGTGGTCGGAGTCCTCTGCTCCTGTCTTGAGACAGAGTGAGGCGGGGTGCCGTCCGTCGTGGTGGGGCTGGGCGGCTCAGCTTCCCCTGCTGCTGGTGCCTCGCCCCCTGCTTCCCCTGCTCTAGGGGCTGCTGCTTCCTCCACAACTCCGGCTGGTGCGTGGACTTGACCGGTGATCACCAGTTGCTCGATGGTGAAGGACCCACCGATCCCAAGCGCGCCTTCTTCTCCCGCCAAGTCTTCCTCCTCCCACCTCCACTTCCCCGCTTCATCAAACACGACGTCGCGGGACACTGTCACCCTCCCGGTGACTGGATCGTAGAGCCTGTAGGCTTTTGATCCTTCCTCGTAGCCGAGGAACACCATCCTCGTGCTCCGGTCTTCAAGCTTGGTGAGGCCGGGCTTGGTGTTCTTTACATGCCCAATGCACCCAAACGTGCGCATGAATGCCACGCTGGGCTTGCGGCCATGCCAAGCTTCGAACGGTGTCTTCCCGCTCAGCGCCTTCGTCGGTGCTCTGTTGAGAATGAACACCGCcgtgctcactgcctcaccccaGAACGCCGCCGGCATTCCCTTGGCCTTCAGCATGCAACTCGCCATCCCGACGATGGACTGATTCCGGCGTTCCACCACGCCGTTTTGCTGAGGTGAGTAGGGCGCCGTGAGATGGCGCTCCACTCCCTCCTCCGCGCAGTAGGTGGCGAATTCCACCGCCGTGAACTCCCCTCCACGGTCCGTTCGCAACACCCGTAGTCTCCTCCCAGACTCTGCCTCAACCTTCGCCTTGAGTTGCTTGATGGCTTCTGCTGCCTCGCTCTTGCTGGTCAGGAGCCGCAATCACATGTAGCGACTGTAGTCATCCACCAGCAGGAGGAAATACCTCCGCCCTCCGTGCGTGGCCGGGGTGATAGGCCCGCATAGGTCGCCATGAACCAGCTCAAGCTTCTCCTTGGCGCGGTACTTTGCCTCCTTGGGGAACGACAGTCTCCTCTGCTTCCCCACCAGGCAGCTGTCACAGAGTTCGCTGGCGTGTTGGATCTTGGGCATCCCCCTCACCATTGCCGCCAGTCTGCTCAGTGCGTCGAAGTTCAAATGCCCGAACCGGCCATGCCACAGCCACGGCTCCTCCGTGCACTGTGCCGCCAGGCACACCGGTTGCTCGACCTTAAGGTCCAGCAGAAACAGCTGGTTCTTCAACCTTGTGACCTTGGCCAGCAACCGCCGGTCTTGGTCACGGATCCGCAGCACACCGCCCTTGATCACCACCTCTGCGCCGCGCTCGTCCAACTGCCCAAGGCTGATGATGCTTGTCTTCAGCTGTGGGATCCAGTAGACATCCGTCAGCGCCCGGTGTTCCCCGTTCCGACACCGGAACAGGACAGTGCCACAGCCGCGGATTGCCACCCGGGAGCCATCGCCGAACTTGACACTCCCGGTGGTTTCTTCATCAAGCTCGGAGAAAACAGCGCGGCTTCCTGTCATATGGTTGCTCGCGCCTGAGTCGAGGTACCACCTCTGCTCCAGCTCTTCACCGTTCGCTCCCAGGAGGGCACGCGCACGAGACTCGTCAAGTTCGACGGCCTGCGGCGCAGTCCCCTGCTTCGCCTTCCTGCAGCGCGCAACACTCCCCCATCAACAGAGCGCActcgtcgtcgctgtcgtccCGAGCCAAGTGGGCCTCCTTCTTCTCCGGCTTCTTCTCCGGGCATTCTCGTGCCCAGTGCCCCACCTTCCCGCAGCGCCTACAGGCGTTGGGGTCggtgttcttcttcttctttttcttgtccgCCGGCGGCTTACCGCGCCCCTTGGCGCCATCACCGCCGCGGCTGGTGGAGCCTTCCCCGGTCCGGCGCTTGTCCTTCATGCGCGCGGTCCACTCCTCTTCCGTCAGGAGTAGCTTGGGCTTCTCCTTCTCTGGTGCCGGCGTGATGCGGCTCTCTGCTACTCGCAGCCGCCCAGCCACGTCCTCCAAAGACAATGTGGAGATGTCCAACATCGTCTCAATGGACATGGCAAGCTGCGAATACTTTGCCGGCACGGTGCACAGCAGCTTGGTGACGAGGTCCTCGTCGTCCACCTTCCCGTAGGTGGCCAGTTGCGTGGCCAGGGATTGAAGACGAAGAGTGAACTCCTCCACCGATTCTCCGGGCTTGAACTTGATGTCGTTGAGCTCCCTGCGGAGTTGCTGGATTCTTGCCCGCTTGGCTCGGTCCGAGCCGACACGCAGCGACTCCAACATCTCCCAGGCCTGCTTCGCGGTCTCCTTGGCGCCCAGCGCCTCGTGGTACTCCGCCGGCGTCGAGGCCATGAGCGCCTCCATGACTCCCACCTGGGCGTCCTCAGTGCGGTCATCCTCCTCAATCGCCCGCCACCACTTCCGCGCGCGCAGCTTCCACTTCATCTGCATCGCCCACTCACCGTAGTTGGTGCGGGTGAGCATGGGCCAAGAGCCGCTGCCACCGAACTCCTTCACCACGTGCACCTCCACCTGCGGTGGCGTCGGCTGGAGCTGTCGCTCGCCACCCTCCCGGCCCGCATCCTCCGCCATTGCTGGTCAGTGGACCTAGCTACGGCCtgtacggctctgataccaattgttggCACCTGCACACAAGCACCAGGTAAGCAGACCCTGCTCACCTTCCCTCTCCCTCACCCCTGCTccaaggaagaggaagagccCTGAGCTCCCTCACTCACTCAcgcagcacacacacacacagcttTCAGACTTGAACTGAAAGCTGGAGAACTGAATGAGTGGCAATGAACTGAGTTTTTCCATTGCAATAGGTAGGGTATATATACACAAACTATGTACCTGCTGGTACACTACTTGGATggtgactacaccactccaacaACTACTCGACATGGCTTATCTCAGCCAATTCCTACTCTTGTACCAGCCTAAACCAGCCCACTACTCTAGCTGGTGTACTTCTACCAACTATGGAAGACTAAATGGCCTATTGCCATACTTCTACAGTGGCAGCCAAGAGCTGACCATTTGAACCTGCCGAATGCAGGACAAAAGTACAAGAGGGACAGCAGATTATATCTTACAAAATTGGCATTTCATTCACAAGTTTCACTGGTATACCTTTCTTTTGGACAtaacattgtttgttatgtttAGCCTTGAATATTCCCATACATATGGCTGATACTGGCCCAAGGCTGCAAGCAGCCAGTAGTATGACGGACGACGTATGCCAAATTCTAGTGAGCATAACTGACAATATTCAATAGTTAGATTAGCTGATGACATTTTAGGGCCTAAACAACTGAAAAATAATTAGATATTACCGAGTGTGTAATGTTCTCAAGAGAATCTACCAAACAATGAGCATAGTCATAGCTTGGGTAAATGAACCACTTGTCTCCAGCATGTGGATGAGGTGTAAACTGCGTGTGCATTAACAAAGATTAAAATACTACGCTATGAAAAATATACTTCCAGTTAAGTCAGATCACTTACCTTTATTCTATAAGCTATGAAGTCAGCCATGTTCTTGTTGTCATTCTGCATGTCCTGCTTCATCCGGAGAGTAGCCTTTCCCTCAGCAATCAACCCGCGTCTCATATCTTCAAATAACTTCAGTGACTCTTCAAAGGGCCTCTCTCTCCATGGACTATTCATCTTCTTTTCTCTATACTCCTTAATTTCTTCTGGGCTCTGCCAAGCATATACCACTCGGTATAAACAagctatataattctcattattcTAAACACAACTAAATGTAAAATTCAACATGCTACATAGTTGTTATTGTAATAAACACAATTAAATGAGAAATTCGCTTTCTTTTCATCCAAACAAGCAAGGCCAGAGAAAGCACACCTGGTGATCGACATAGGCTAGTCCCTTCTGTATCAAACAAATGGCAAGTTCatacaaatcttggaaatagtCACTCGTATAGGTAACTTTGTAAGGTTCCCAGCCTATCCATGTGACAATTTCTTGAATATGATCTATGTATTCTTTCTTCTCGGCCTCAGGGTTTGTATCATCAAACCTGTTTAACAGATAGCGTTGTTAGAAATCATGTACTCATCCTTGTGTATGTGTTGGTTAGATGTGTGCAACTTGCAGGCTAAGATAGTTGCAGGCCACATGATGACCACGCCACAGCACTCATGTCGCACGTTCTGTTAGCTAGCATGCAGGCACGTTCCTGCTGGATTGGATCACAGATCCCTGTTACGTTTATAACCATTCTATTGCTCTATAAATGGAACATGATCCCAAAGAGGATCAGTGCGTTTGGCAAGTCATTCCAAGCATCATATCAGCATGTTTTAGCAATGTAAAATGCACAGAAAAAATAGTTAAGAGGACTTAAATC
It encodes:
- the LOC8064206 gene encoding glutamine--tRNA ligase isoform X1, coding for MATASDGDKESAAPASPPPQLESFLSIGLDQRTAENALANRKVTANLTAVIAEAGVTRCDKSVGNLLYTVATKYPTNALVHRPDLIKYILSEKIKNSAQLDAALTFLSTLGPDSLDSVKFEEACGVGVVVLFEEIQSTVTDVLNENMEAIVEQRYRINVGSLCGQVRKRHPWGDAKSIKEEIEKRLVEILGPKTEEDNAKPMKKKKEKPVKVEEEKTAVAVATPEEEVNPYSIFPQPEENLKVHTEIFFSDGNIWRAHNTKSILEKHLEATGGKVMTRFPPEPNGYLHIGHAKAMFIDFGLAKERNGHCYLRFDDTNPEAEKKEYIDHIQEIVTWIGWEPYKVTYTSDYFQDLYELAICLIQKGLAYVDHQSPEEIKEYREKKMNSPWRERPFEESLKLFEDMRRGLIAEGKATLRMKQDMQNDNKNMADFIAYRIKFTPHPHAGDKWFIYPSYDYAHCLVDSLENITHSLCSLEFGIRRPSYYWLLAALGQYQPYVWEYSRLNITNNVMSKRKLNQLVTDKWVDGWDDPRLLTLAGLRRRGISAAAINSFIRGMGITRSDNSLIRIERLEYHIREELNNVCPRALVVLHPLKVVITNLDYGMVINLDAKMWPNAPDSDGSAHYKVPFSRIIYIEKSDFRLKDSKDFYGLAPGKSVLLRHAFPIKCMEVIYGDNADSIVEIRAVYDASKATKPKGVLHWVAEPSPGVEPLKVEVRLFEKLFLSENPAELDDWLGDLNPQSKEVIKGAYAVPSLASAVLGDKFQFERLGYFAVDSDSTPEELVFNRTVTLKDSYGKAGPK
- the LOC8064206 gene encoding glutamine--tRNA ligase isoform X2: MGITRSDNSLIRIERLEYHIREELNNVCPRALVVLHPLKVVITNLDYGMVINLDAKMWPNAPDSDGSAHYKVPFSRIIYIEKSDFRLKDSKDFYGLAPGKSVLLRHAFPIKCMEVIYGDNADSIVEIRAVYDASKATKPKGVLHWVAEPSPGVEPLKVEVRLFEKLFLSENPAELDDWLGDLNPQSKEVIKGAYAVPSLASAVLGDKFQFERLGYFAVDSDSTPEELVFNRTVTLKDSYGKAGPK